A stretch of the Vitis riparia cultivar Riparia Gloire de Montpellier isolate 1030 chromosome 13, EGFV_Vit.rip_1.0, whole genome shotgun sequence genome encodes the following:
- the LOC117928837 gene encoding two-component response regulator ORR9-like has translation MGIAAETQFHVLAVDDSLIDRKLIEKLLKTSSFQVTAVDSGSKALEFLGLQEEEQRNHHPQETEVNLIITDYSMPGMTGYDLLRKIKESSSLKDIPVVIMSSENIPSRINRCLEEGAEDFFLKPVQLSDVNKLRPHLLGSRTLLEI, from the exons ATGGGTATTGCTGCAGAGACACAGTTTCATGTTCTGGCTGTTGATGACAGCCTCATAGATAGAAAACTGATTGAAAAGCTCCTCAAAACCTCTTCTTTTCAAG TTACTGCTGTGGATTCTGGGAGTAAGGCTCTGGAATTTCTGGGTTTGCAAGAGGAAGAGCAGAGAAATCATCATCCCCAA GAAACGGAAGTAAATCTAATTATTACTGATTATTCCATGCCTGGAATGACTGGCTATGATCTCCTCAGAAAGATCAAG GAGTCTTCATCTCTGAAAGACATACCAGTTGTGATCATGTCCTCTGAGAACATCCCTTCAAGGATTAACAG ATGTTTGGAAGAAGGAGCAGAAGATTTCTTCCTGAAACCTGTTCAGTTATCAGATGTGAACAAGCTTAGGCCACATCTACTCGGATCCAGAACCCTTTTGgagatttga